AGTCTGTTTTAATATAGTGTTCTGTGTACTGTTTCAACAACACAGAACATATCACCTGATACATGTGAACTTATATGCAGCATACAAATCTATATATTGGCCTGAATCGATGTTACAGTTGCCCTATCTGAAGTAATACAATACAAATGTGGATAACTGAAAAGTAACACTCAGAGTAACGGAAGGAATTGAACAAGATCATATACCACTGTATAAACACAATAGTTATCATTATGTGAATGTTAAGTGATTACATTATAAACCTTATTGTGAGTCATACTGCATTGTATGGTAAGGAGACAACAGCATATGTTATAAACATACTTATCACAGTCTTTTGTATTGATGAGCCACATCACAGGTTTTATACAGTCTTAGAGCCTGTATTTTCACTGCTGACACTTCGGCATATTGTaagcaaacacatgcagagcCTGAGGTCAACCACAGTGCTGGGTGTGCTGTTGCCTTTCCTCGCAGGAACTCACAAGTAAGTACAACTATCAGGTACGTACCCACAGTGGCAGAGGTGCCAGGGTGGAAGGAGTCGTCACAAAATCGTCTAAGTAAGCAGGTCTTTCCGACACTGGAGTTCCCCACCAGGACGATCTTGAAGAGGCGGTCGGGCGGCGAGGGACCACCTTCATCCTGAGGGAACACGAATCATAGTTGCAAGGGGTAAAAGGAAGGTTAAGAGTTTTTTTCAAGTGGCTTACTCCGCTTTGTGAGAGGGAGGCTACAACACATCAATGTCACTGAAAAATTCAAGAGAGGAGAttttgcaatttaaaaaaaagtatattcatTGCACTCTTGTTATCTTTAAATTCTGGTTACAAAATTAAAGGTAAGTCTATGTCCACCATGCTTTTTAACAGTACATCACTGGATGTCCACATGCTTACATTTATGCTGGTCTCCTTGCCAACAGGCTGACCCCTAGGAGATGTGGGGGTCACCCGTTTCTCCCCAGTTTCTTTCAATAGTTGTTGCTGGGCTGCTGATGCATGCGGGTAAATATCGCTCATCACCAAGTCTATATTGTCCTCAATGTCTGAGGCATCCTCTGCCTCTCTACACTCCCTCAGCGGGGTTTGGACCTGGCAGTCATCCTGGAGCAAATGCGGGAGGTGGTCCTCCTCGATGGAGATGATTCTCTGGAGGTGCCCTCTTTTGCAGGAGGCCCGGATCGGCCCATTGGTGAGGTTCTGCCCCACAGAGCTTGTGGTAacatcctcttcatcttcactgcAGTTAAAAATTATCATTAGAGCTTAAACTGCAGTGCTGATGGAAACAAGAAAATGCTTCCTGTATaagcttgtttttaatgtgtcactTTGTGATATTCACCTTTTgaagacatttgtgtttgtgtgctttacTTCGCTGATTAAAGGCCTCTGCCTCAGACCTGgtgttttctttggtttctgggaaaataaaacatgaagcttTAATTCAGATTGCAGCAGGACATCCAAGGTTCAATCTGAATCTGGGGGTGGCTCTGGTAAATACTATTCCTTTAATCtatgaaaaaaagaggacataCCTGATAACACATGTCCCTTTCATCccttaaatgtttgttaatttccctagacacacaaagaaattaaGATATTAAAGACAGAGTGACAAACTTAAGTCTTTTCATATGATGAGTTTTTCCACCATATTCAACATTGTTTAACTAGACACTGGACAGAGTCGTTAATCATTTCAATAATGCTTGGTTGATAAGCTGTTTTCTAGCCACGATGGTTTAAAAACATCCTTCTTTCCCTGAGGTTTATCGGTAAAAGTCTGTTCTTGGCTAATCATGATATATcaatcaaacagacagaagatggCTGTTACAGATCACAGGTAGAATTACTGCAAATTGACGGATAAGCCCAGCATTGCTAAAAAGAACATTACGTGCTAAATGAATCTTCAATCTAAATATCTTTTGAGCTCAAATACTAGTAATCAGTAATCATTAGTAATCATTTGCACTGTGATCACTCCACTAGAAAGAGGTGAATTACTGACTGAGATATGAAATTCTGTTTTGTAACTTATGACATAAGTCCACCAAAccaatgagcagcagcagaaaagtgacaaaattaCTGTTCTCAAAGTAGACAAATTAACAGACAGTTCTGTTTCAATTCTTCACTTGTTGACTAAACAAGACAACAAGAGTGAAATTTATCAGTGATTTTAAATCACAAGAGTGATATCTATGTTTGAGTATTGTGGTAATTTTTCATCAAACGAGGGTCAGTTCAGCTGTACCTCCAGATCCATACCTCAGAAGGTCCAGTTGTTTAAGTAGGCTTGCTCGCTCTCGATTCAGTCCCTCAGTCACTCTGTATATTTCCCTGTGTTGAACAACAATGTAATTACCATTATTACCTTGACAGTCAGAGATGTGATGTTAATGATTATCGTAGTTTAAAAGTTTAACAACAAGAAACATCAAAATTTAGTTTGttggcaaaatgacaaaaatgtcagttATAACAGATTGACATTATGTGTCTTTTACTTTGCAGCAACAACATGTGACTGCATCTTGACCAATGAGCAGGAGATGAGACACTGAGAGGCCAACTGAGAGCTCCAACTCacatctccttctcctcatgAAGCCGTGTGGACTGATCCTGCAGCGCACTCAGCTGCTCCTGCGCCAAGATCAGCTCTTGGCTGGTGTTCTCCAGCTCCCGCATCAACTCATCATTCGTCTGCTTCAGCTTCACGTTCTCCACCTTGGTCTCGTGTTGCTCACTATGAAGCTCCTTGCACTGATGCTCCaactggaaacaaaatgaagaaaggaTTACAACTAGAAATTAAGTTGCGATGGGATCACAAAAGCCACGACGAGCATCAACATGTTCACGTTCCGACCCATGAGCACTGAGTAGTCAATACTAAATTATTACATAAGTATTGGTGGATGCGGGTCACACCACACACTTCTTTGAACTCGGCTTTCATTTTGATCTCTCACACTTTTGATCAGACAACCTGGGATTTATTTggtaaaaaattaaatgtgtgtcATGGTGCCCTACACAAGGACTGGGCCCAATTatgtgtataaaaacaaaaatgtctgactCTAGTGACCCCTACTGTTGTACATACAGCTCTTAGAACGCACAGCTGTTAAATGTAGTGACCTGTTTAACCCAGTGTCATAGcatgaatgtgaagaaacaataCCTGGAACAGTTGACTGCCTCTAAATATCTTTTCAGTTCCATTGACTTGTGCAGTACAGTAGTGAGCATAGCCATACTAAATGCTGTAGACACTGTGTCAGCCTGTATGAACTGTATAGACAATGTTTCCATTAACAGGAAACCTGCTAAACAGCTGATAGATTAATTAGAGGTGCTAAGGAGCTGTAAAGAGAGGAAAAGTCCTTGTTGGCATGACCAGACTTAATTTCTGTTCACTAATTAGCCTTAAAAGCCTGAGTGCAAGTCTGTAAATAGATGTGTGATGACCTATTAACATCCATCAAcaaaagctgctgctggtgctgctgcagaggaagctcaCTGGGGAAACATTGATTAGATTGTATTTGATAGAACTGACAAATTAACAGCTCTATAGAGCTGAGTATTTGAGGTTAATGCTGCTATGCAAATCTGCTCTCAGGATAGTTGGACTGTGCTAAATGAGTATGTTTGTGtatcaacactgttgtttttcatagCATTCTGTCATCTTGTTTAACGTGTCTCTCATGTTGTTACCCTGACAGCTACATTTCCCTGTgggacatctgtgtgtttgtaaagtctttccaacagaatgtgaatgtCGCAATGCACTCTGGGGGAAATCCTTTTGCTACCTCTCACTCACCCGTCTCTGCTTCTGAAAGAGCTTCTCCAACTCCTTCTCCTTactggacagctgcagctccatgTCTTGACTGCGAGACAGGAAGCGCTCATAGTCCTTCAGTGTCGGGAGAAAACAGGGTGGTACGAGAGAGATGGTGATGTGTAAGAAGAATATATATATGGTATTTTATAGAATTagcaacaaagaggaaaagattGACATCACCAGAAGAGGTTTGTACCTGCAGCAcaattctgtctttttcattttttatttgcagctCCATTTCCTCATAAAGACGCTGGATCTCATCATCGTGTGTTGCTGCTTTCCTGTGCGGAGAAAATTCAGATGTGATAGTGGCCTGTGCTCTGTATGTACCTCCCAACATGGATGAAAAATAACTACGTAgatcaacacatttaaatagaaTAGTATAGTGTTTGATAATAAAGCATAATGATTACAAGATGGAAACAGCCTCTTTAAATGATAGGCACACACTAATTATAGGCCACTTAAGAGCTCAGCCAAATGCTCCTTAGTAGAAACCTCAAAAGGACCTTTTGAGAGCGCTCTCCATGTCCCTCTTCTCCTGGTTGGCTTCTAGGATCTGGGCTGTCACTCTGGCCAGGAAGTCCTCAAAATTGGATAAAAGTTGTGGCTCATCCCGGCGCAGCTGGGCCCACAAACTGCGCACCTCAGCACGACTGATGGCACAAAATGTAGATGTAAGTGTAACCGAAAGCAGCGTCAAAGTCAGTTTTGAAATCTGCAGTCATTCACATGAGGTTTCATTAGTCTTTTTTAAGCAGATGAATAGAAAAAATGTGGCGAGGACATGGGTGAAATTCTAGCACAGCAACAACCTAACACAACCACATACctacagacagcagctcaggtACCAGCTTATAGTGGCTTTTACAAGGACATGATGTTCTTTACCTTGAGATCCATTTATTATTACAGCAAAGTATACTGCCAGTATTAATTTCAATGCTATTGCTGCTATTGCCAGTACTGCTTTCCTCTGTcatagttattattatcattattattatatttttcgATTCTTCTGCCTAACCCTTCTATTGTTATTGCATTAGGCAGTCTGTACAGTGCACTGTGAATATTTTGGTATGCAAAGAGTGATGCTCAATTTTCCTTCAGGATTATAGACaaataattatgtaattatttttccACAGGAAACAATATCAAGTACCCAAGCAATGATAAGGTAGGCAAAGTCAAATAAATCCCTGGAAGACTTACTGGCCACATGAGCAGGTACATGGAAGCCAATAGGATGTGAAATTTTGGCATCCACCTCGACAGCTGTTTACTGTAATTGAGCTGGAGGTGTTTGTTAAAGGTGAGTCTGGTTACGCATTTAATCAAGTCTAACAAAGCAATGTGTAAATAGACCTCAACTACTGTTACTTATGACAGTGAAATACCAATGCAATGCTCCTTCACAAACCCAGTGTTTACTGCAACATCTATAtgtatcaaacaaacacaaactcctATTACAAGGTcttgaatatctgaaaagtcCCACTCTAATATAGAGAGGCAGAGCACAAATTGGCCAGAGTGGGAGCACAGAAACAGTTTTGCTTGAGAGTGGAAACTTCCAACTCTTGTTAGGTTTGCACAGCTGATAACAGTCTCAGGCTTAGTCACTTAAAATATAGTGTGTACCTAAAGGTGGGTTTGGACAAAATGTGCAAAGATATGAAGTTCCCCTAACAACACACCCTGTAATCAcaaacacgcacatacacataaaGCACTCACTCCTCAAAGACACTGTTGGCCCCGAGGCTCTCCATAAGCATGCTGaagtgtttctcctcttcatcctcatctcctCTTGCCATGCTCTCCTCCCACTGGCTCTGGTACAGGACCTCTGCTGGGATTTTCTCCTCCATGCCTTCCTTTACAGAAATCTTCTGGCCGCATAAAAACTCACCTAGGAAAATCAAAAGCTTAAGGGCACAATCGAGACATCACATTACACCTACTAGTGATATTATCGTTTCAAGTAGAAACAGACTATAAACATACTAAAGCCAGAGGAGAACTCGTCGAGGGTGAGGAATCCATTGCCGTCGGAATCAAGGGTATCAAACACGTTCTCCAACTCCTCCGCACTGAGAGGGAGCCCATCGTTCAGCCTCTATTtaacaagacacaaaacacagctgctATTGCCAAGAACAAAACCTCAAGGACATTAACTATACTGTTGCAGCAATTGCTATTCTTAACTCAGGACAGTCATTTGTTCAGTTGTTATCATGTGCTATGGTAGAGTGGGCGTTTCTTTCACAGATATTCTTATACAAAATTAGACTAAATTGACCATAATTACACAGGATGCAAGAGTGCAAATGACTGCTTTATTTGTCCAATTCTAACCTAGAATGCTTAATGGACAGGCTTCATCCCCAGCAACAGTCTTTCTCACTCATACAGGGAATAGCATCAACACGTGGGACCTTCCCAGGGCAGCTGCGTACTTCAATGATTGACCGCTGGGCAACTCCACCGGAAAAGACGCTGGCTCAAGTGAGATTATTAAGAGCCCTTCGACAGAATCTTTTAAGTAGACAGAGACACAATGTGAGACGGGAGGAGTGGGGCATGGTAGAGTGAGAActggccaaaaaaacaagacagtaaTTGCTGGACAATTTACAAGAAAAACCAACACAGCCACACCTCTGTATGCAGCATGGTTTTCACGTGTGTTTACACTGCCTTCAGTGTTGACAGACACCACCCACACAATCCAGGGGAGGGACAGTGAACGGGTGGCATCTGTGTAACGCCGTCAGCTGTTCTTGTAAAGTGTGTTATCAGGGCTGAACATATCCCACATGTCGACAAACAGCAGAACTGTAAACCTAAGCATGTTGGTGGCCATGGTGTCAAACGTTTTCttacactgtgaaaatattgtGACTCAAGAGTGGGAATAAATGTAAGCTTTAAGCATTAAGCTTGTCAGATCAGCTCTGAAGGATGTACAGAAAGTGTATGACAAATATTCCTACCAGTATCAAGGTCCGCTTTAAGGACAGATTGTACTCTTCAGTGCCGATGGACCGCTGTCTTGCTCCTCATTTAATATCCAGCCCATTATCCAAAACACCAGATCAAAGCCTTGCCTctatatgtatttattctccCCGGAGCGAGAGCCTACAAGTGCTTCATCAAAGGATTAAACGCAGCAGAGATGACAATGAGGGGCAAGTGAATTTGCACAATAATGTGAGTGGAGGAGTTGCATGACAAAGCTTCCGCCtggctctctgtgtctcagtctCTTTTATGTTGCTTTGAATAAGGCGCATAtgtcctctctgtgctgtgctCAGCCTCATTAACGGGTGCACAGACTTCCCCTGCATTAAAGAGTTGCTGCCtctaaaaatgatgaaaatgtgaatgtgatgccCCGTACCCTGTTGTCACTAATATAACAGTCCATACAGCCTTGTAGACTACGTGTCCCCGAAGGTGATTAAAGTTAGTCAcaattttttttagattattttctgtggcagtaaatatataatatttctaTGCTGACATAAACCATTACATTCCTTTTATTTCAATTACTTTGATGCAATAAAAGTCAGTCGTTACACTACTTTTAAAGCCCAGTCACAGCAGCGTCCTTACCTGCATGTCACGCCGGGAGATAAAGCCCTTGTTCTCGATGTCGCACATCTGGAAGAACTCGTGAGTTTTCTCCAGGATAGTGTTTTGTCCCATGTCCCCGTTCTCGCACGCACCCGCCTCTACGCTGTCTCCTTGCCTTTTCCATGCAGTTCGGGCCACTCCTGTGCTGGTCGAGGTACTGGTAGGGGCACACGGAGCAGTAAAAGCTGCCATGGTGTTTTGCGAGCCTGTTGATCTGAGAGTGCTTTCCCGCGTCCTTCACATGAGCCAGGTACAGatggaggtgtggagggaagAGATCCTGGAGAAGTCGAGCTTCAGGCTGCTCTGCATCAGAGGCTCTCACCAATGTCACCGATTGTCATCTCTTAGCAACCACCTCTTTAATAAGTCGATGAAACCtaggagggagacagaaggagaggctTCACTTTAAATGAGTACAGCCCCTTGCCCAATAAAGACAGgagaaaaaatgttattataaatgtatgaagggcatttgaaaaaaaatgtgaacaaaatgtaaagCAAGTCTATAAAAGGGAATcttcaaagacaaagaaaaataattcacCATTGTCTGAAGCACATTAAAAACTTGATAACACCTATGGATTGAAAGAACAGACCTCagacaatttatttttaaataacacCTTCATTTAGTTGTAATTAGTTACACAATCACAgagaagtttttaaaaaaaaaaacccggagacttgtcagtgttttacatgttctttatctctctctctgctattCTCTAACTCATATCATCCGTCCAATTTAAATGTATGACTGTTAAAACatgtcttcctgtgtgtcatacacctaaaaaaaaaaacctgctgctcctctgctttACTTCAGCTATGATGGCCTTTTTTTGAGACTAATATCTTCTGACAAGTAAACCCAGAACTGAGGAAAAGTTGTGGTATGACAAGGAGGGAATATTGACTGATATAACTCCTTTAGTTTCATGCCGACTGCAGTTCTGTGTGCACTGGTTTGGAAGACTGCCTTCCAGAGGTTGTTTTGAGTTGGCTCAGTCGATTCCTGAACACAGAAAGACATCAGACAGGGTtgtcaagagtgtgtgtgtgtgtgtgcgtgtgtgtgtgtgtgtgtgtgtgtgtgtgtgtgtgtgttgacccaCGCAAATGTAGATATGTGGGACTGGtagaagacaaacagacaggaaatagACATGCATGTAGACAGGTAGAAGGGCAGAAGAGAATGCAGGGTCAGAgccatcatacacacacagacacacatacccacactCGCTCTAACAGCACTCCATAAATctctctgaagtgttttttattgaaaatgttattttactgttggtatttcaacatttacataaGGCTatgttagaaaatgtgtttattaatatGTGGTTTTCAGAGAGGTGCATTAAAATAGGTGTAAACATCTTATTTATCTCAACACTTCTAAACAGTGCCATGCTTTTTATGTAATGTTTGCTATTTCTGAATAAGTCATGCCTGTAAAACACTGCACAACATATTGCAAGCATGAAAAACCTCGTGGGGAACAGCACCAACCCACAGTGAGCAACGCATAAAGCTGAAGCACGAGAAAGGAAATAAGAAAGGGAACTAAGGTGAACTGCTGTTTGGAAAGAGTGATGTAGTGTTTTTGCCCCCAGACACAAGATAATACATGAACTTCCGTGATCTTTGCAGATGATCCTTCTGGCAAGAAGCCGTGGGAAGGTTTATGGCTCCTTTGTTAAAACTTGGTAAGTGTGTTAAGACAGGTGGCCAGCGACCTAACGCAAGAGGCCAtcagatgagaaaaacacacggatggaaaagacattttgtcCAAAGACCACATCTGAGTCATGATTTAACTCTAAATTGATCTCTGGTCCAACTTGCACTAAATTGCAATCACTTAGACATTTAGGAAACACAATGACAGAAGTACAATGTGTCTCTTGTCATTTTCGTGGTACCTGACTTTTAAATGCTGGAGCTCACTGCTTTGCATACAGTTACCTTATCTGTTCTAGGGTTTGACATGGGACAACTGTTAGAGCTACAGCTCTTACTACCTGCTAAGCAGAATAAGATCAAGCAAGAAACTGATACAGTGTTTAAAGCAACAGAGATTAACTAAGAAGCAGTCTAGACTGGaatgtatgtatacatatatgttaatatactgtatttgtACATGTTGTCATGCATTCTATTTGcatgagtatatatatatatatatatatatatatatatatatatatatatatatatatatatatatatatatatatacacgtatgGATATAAGTATACATAGCACCAGTAATGGAATCAAGTAGTGTACTGAAACACAATACAAGTATTACAGCAGCAAGTATTGCTACTACTTTTTACTTACACTCCACTCCACTTGTTTCATAACGTTAGTTAGAAGTTACTTAACAGATTGCACGCTGCCTCAGGGCCGAAGAAGGACATTTtgagattattttattttatttgtaaccacgaaaaaaaaaaaaaaaaaaaaaaaaactagaccAATAGTATGTACATGCAGGCTTGGGGAGTAATGGAATAATATGTAATGGGATTATGTAATTAGGATaccaaaaaaaaggaatgacACCATTCTGTAACCAggtaatcaaatcaaattacttAAATATCACTGATTAAACTCTTTAACAGGTACAGTAAGTGTTACTGCCCTGTTACACTTACCAACTCTGCTTATGTGctatgtataatttacttttacacCCACTTTTGACACTTACATATACTTAATCCAAGAAAATCAGTTTTGATAGTTGAGTACTTTAATATCATTATCTGTCAGACTTTTATTAAAGTACTATACTTAGGGGTGAGTTTCACTTTTATCAACTTAATATTTTAACAGGATATCTAGTATGACATTTGGATATTATTTCAAACACTGCATATATAGTGTGTTGTGCATGCATGGCCATAAGGTCTTAGTGCATGAGAAGCTCATAAGCTACATTTTAAGCAGACACTGACGTCAGAACTACAGAGAGACTAATTTAGCTTGTGGTTTGTGTCGGGACCACAACGGAGTTCTGCAAAAGAGGGTTCTTTTGCTTATTTTGCACCGACCTCGAAACAATGTCACAAAGCCACTAACAAATGACAAATACGTGATGGTCAAAAAGCCTCAATCAACAATGTCAACGGTCTGACATAGTGTAGTCTGGCACAGATCTATAAGAGGCACAGTGAGTATAAGTTCTGCAGTTAAATATAGTTGGTTTAAAGTGTCTCAGACAAAAC
This sequence is a window from Acanthopagrus latus isolate v.2019 chromosome 8, fAcaLat1.1, whole genome shotgun sequence. Protein-coding genes within it:
- the cracr2aa gene encoding ras and EF-hand domain-containing protein homolog isoform X1 — encoded protein: MAAFTAPCAPTSTSTSTGVARTAWKRQGDSVEAGACENGDMGQNTILEKTHEFFQMCDIENKGFISRRDMQRLNDGLPLSAEELENVFDTLDSDGNGFLTLDEFSSGFSEFLCGQKISVKEGMEEKIPAEVLYQSQWEESMARGDEDEEEKHFSMLMESLGANSVFEDRAEVRSLWAQLRRDEPQLLSNFEDFLARVTAQILEANQEKRDMESALKRKAATHDDEIQRLYEEMELQIKNEKDRIVLQDYERFLSRSQDMELQLSSKEKELEKLFQKQRRLEHQCKELHSEQHETKVENVKLKQTNDELMRELENTSQELILAQEQLSALQDQSTRLHEEKEMEIYRVTEGLNRERASLLKQLDLLREINKHLRDERDMCYQKPKKTPGLRQRPLISEVKHTNTNVFKSEDEEDVTTSSVGQNLTNGPIRASCKRGHLQRIISIEEDHLPHLLQDDCQVQTPLRECREAEDASDIEDNIDLVMSDIYPHASAAQQQLLKETGEKRVTPTSPRGQPVGKETSINDEGGPSPPDRLFKIVLVGNSSVGKTCLLRRFCDDSFHPGTSATVGIDYSVKTITVDNSQVALQMWDTAGQERYRSITKQFFRKADGVVVMYDITAQQSFTAVRQWLTSVKESAGEDIPIMLLGNKTDKEMERQVQKGVGERLAKDCQMTFYECSACSGHNVVESMVHLARLLKEQEDREKEKTVQLVSGTSDKKRSCC
- the cracr2aa gene encoding ras and EF-hand domain-containing protein homolog isoform X2, with translation MEEKIPAEVLYQSQWEESMARGDEDEEEKHFSMLMESLGANSVFEDRAEVRSLWAQLRRDEPQLLSNFEDFLARVTAQILEANQEKRDMESALKRKAATHDDEIQRLYEEMELQIKNEKDRIVLQDYERFLSRSQDMELQLSSKEKELEKLFQKQRRLEHQCKELHSEQHETKVENVKLKQTNDELMRELENTSQELILAQEQLSALQDQSTRLHEEKEMEIYRVTEGLNRERASLLKQLDLLREINKHLRDERDMCYQKPKKTPGLRQRPLISEVKHTNTNVFKSEDEEDVTTSSVGQNLTNGPIRASCKRGHLQRIISIEEDHLPHLLQDDCQVQTPLRECREAEDASDIEDNIDLVMSDIYPHASAAQQQLLKETGEKRVTPTSPRGQPVGKETSINDEGGPSPPDRLFKIVLVGNSSVGKTCLLRRFCDDSFHPGTSATVGIDYSVKTITVDNSQVALQMWDTAGQERYRSITKQFFRKADGVVVMYDITAQQSFTAVRQWLTSVKESAGEDIPIMLLGNKTDKEMERQVQKGVGERLAKDCQMTFYECSACSGHNVVESMVHLARLLKEQEDREKEKTVQLVSGTSDKKRSCC